The Tautonia marina genomic interval CTCTGGCGTGCCGGGTGCTTCACGGCCTCGGAGCATCTTCGGGAACGAGTCCCGAGCTGCCCGCCTTTGACCTGTCCGCGGCCTGCTCAGGGTATCTCTATGGGTTAGCCACCGCGTACGATTTCACGCGATCGCATCCTGATGGCCGCGTGCTACTGGTTACTGCCGAAGCACTTTCTCCCCTGGCTGACGAGAATGATTTTGACACGTCGATTCTTTTTGGAGACGCTGCAACCGCGACCCTGATCGGTGGTCCGGAGGCTAAGTTGCCGGAAGGCTCGATCCTCGGCAGACTGCATCGGCCAGTGCTTTCCGCTCGGGGAGAACCGGGAACCATTCTTCGGGTACCCTCTTTGGGAAATGGTCATATCGCGATGGATGGGCTCAAGGTGTATGCGGAAGCGGTGCGCAGGATGATCACGCTCCTTGAAGCCTGTTGTGCGCGAGAGGGATTGACCGTGGGAGACCTCGACCTGCTGGTCCCCCATCAGGCGAATGCCAGAATCATCCAGGACATTCGCATGCGATTGAAGCTCCCGACGGATCGAGTGCTCATCGAATTGGGAACCTTCGGAAATACGTCGTCTTCAAGCATTCCGCTGGCCATCGCAACCGCACAGGACCGAGCGAGAGCCGCCCGGACCATCGGTCTGACGGCGTTCGGAGGGGGATTTACCTTCGGCGCGGCCCTGATCCGATCAGGTGAATAACTCCCGGCCGAGTCGGGAGAGAGAGCCGGGAATGAATCGTCCCGCTTTGTGGACTCAGCCACGAGCGGGACAGTCGCTCAGACGAAGGGCATCCTGATTACGCTTGAACTAGATCCCAGTAGAAATCCATCGTCCAGCGAGCGACACTTTCCCAGCTAAAGAAGTGTTCAACACGTTCCCGGCTACGTATCCCCATGTGCTGAAGCTGTTCGGGATCGCTCAGTAATTGATCGATGGCCGAGGCGAGGTCCCTCGCAAACTGAGCGGGATCGTTGGGTTCGTGCGCCTGGTGGTCGTCAGCGCCTCCGCGCGGTTCGAAGGGAACCAGGAGCCCGGTCTTTTCCGGAACCACAACTTCCTTGATCCCGCCAACGGCCGAGGCAACGACCGGCGTTCCACAGGCCATTGCTTCAAGGTTGATGATTCCAAACGGCTCATAAACGGACGGACAAACAAATAACGCCGCCTGAGAATAGAGGGCGATAATGTCCTCTTTGGGCAAGACCTTGGGAATCCAGAGGATCGGGTTGCGTGCTTCCCGACGGGCACACTCCACATGCTCGGTCATTTCCCGACCGATTTCTTCGGTGTCAGGAGCCCCTGCGCAGAGTACGACCTGAACGTCGGACTGGATATGTTTGATTGCGTCGACGAGGTGGATGATTCCTTTTTGTCTCGTGATCCGACCCACAAAGAGGACGAACGGCCGGGAACGATCGATCTCGTAACGATCCAGGACCTCAGGATCATGAGTCGGCGTGTATTGATGCAGATCAATCCCGTTGTGGATCACTCGGATCTTGTCGCTGGAGACCCCGTAGAGTTCCTGAACGTCGTCTCGCATGGAATCGGAAACGGCGATCACGCCATCGGCATTCTGGTAGGCGGTGCGCTCGACCCAGGTGCTTGCATCGTAGGCCGTGCCAAGCTGTTCGCGTTTCCAGGGGCGATGGGGTTCGAGCGAGTGGGTCGTGAGGACGAGTTTCGCCCCGGCAAGTTGCTTGACCAGGCAGCCGGCCAGATGCGTGTACCAGGTATGGCAATGAACCACATCAACATCTTCCAAGAGACCAGCCATCATCAGGTTGCGGAGCATCGTCTCCTTGAATTTCTTGTGCCGGGGGTCATGGTAGGGAAGCTGATAGGTCGGCTCGATTCCTCGGACCGAGAAATTCGGCTCCTGAATCGACTGATCCCCGAAGCAGAGCACCTGGATGGAATGATGGCCGGGTTCGACCCGGTTCAGCGCACCGGTCAGATACTCGACATGCACTCCGGCTCCGCCGTAGATGTGGGGAGGATATTCGTTGGTCAGGATCGCGATACGCATGGAACACCCCTCGAACTCGGAACGCGACGATTCCGCCGCATCCCCTTGACGATACGCGGACCATGCGCAGGATGCCACGCCCCAGAAGGGTCGCGGGGGCATGGTCGCGCGGATCGGGGAATCGGAAGTTCTGCGGCAGGGCGTGTTCAGGGACGCGGAACCTGGCTCGGAGACTGGAGATAGCGGAGCAAGTCGGCAACTTCCTGCTCCTGGAGCGAGTCCAACAAACCCTCGGGCATGAGCGAGAGTTCGGAGGTCCGTTCCTCCTCGATCTCGTCTTTGGGGACGATGATCCGATCGGTCGGGGTCTGGATGGTGACGGTGCGGTCGGTCTGTTCGGCGATCAGACCGTTGATGATGCGACCGTCGGCGAGGGCGAAGATGGTCATCCGGTAGTCGGCGTCGAGCGTGGCGTTGGGGTCGACCAGGTTCTCCAGCAGGTAAGCCAGTTCGCCGCGCTGGGCTCCGGTGAGTTCGGGCCCCACCTTGCTTCCTTCGTCGAAGAGGATGTGGCATTGAGCACACGACTTCGAAAACAGGAGGCGTCCGCTGGCCGGATCGGCCGCGGCAAGGCGCTCGGGTGTCATGGTTGCTTGCAGGGCCTGAATGCGTCCCTGGGCCGCCTCGGAAATCGGGCGATACTCGGGCCAGAGGGCGGAGAGTCGATCGGTGATCTTCTGGTCATCGAGTGTCCGGAGTTGCCGAACGAGAAACACCGAGACGTCGCCACGATCAATCCGCCCAGCCTCCACCGCATCAAGCAGAAGCGTCGCCGACTGGGGGCGGGAGGCGAGGGAACTGATCGCCTCTTGTCTGGCTTCTCCCGGGAGTCGAGCGTACCGATCGAGCACCAGCTGGACGGCAGCGGGATCGTTCAGGGTGGAGAGCCCTCGTACCGCATCGCGGGCCAGGTCGCGATGGGAGAGGAATCCCCCGAGAAGCTCAAGCAAATTCTCGGCTCGGCTGCGGACCAGATTTTCGATGGCGTCTCGACGTGCCGAGAGGTCCGCCTCGGAATTCAAGGCGATCTCGCGGAGTTCTTCGAGAGCGCGACCATCACCGAAGACGACCGATAACGTGAGCACCAGGCGGCGAAGCTCGGGATCCTCGCTTCGTCCAGCTCCCTCGACGACGGCAATCCAGCCGGGAGGGGGCTCCACTCGACGAAGCCCCTGGAGCGCGTCGCTCACTCCTGAGAGGATTGCGAGCTGGACTGCTCGATCGTTCGATTCGGCCGCTCTCTGAAGGATAGGACCGACCAGACCTGGCTGATCACCGGCAGCAACCATCAGTCGTCTCGCAATGAAGCGAGAGAGCGATCCGAAGGGGTGATCCGCGGCCAGCTCGGCGGAACGATCCGGGTCTGAGGGAACCGCCGGCTCGATCCCGTACCAAAGCATCTGGGGAAGGACCGGATCGTCGGCGTATTCGGAACGATCGGCAATTGCCAGGGCAATGGGCCAGCGTCGATCGTTCGGCATCTTCTGCAAACTGGAGGCAAGGAAGGTGAGAACAAGGCCCGACTTCTCCCGATCGGCGAGTTGGGTGAGGGCCTCGATCGCGGCCTCGGACGGAGGGCCTGCATCGACCAGAAATCGAACGGCCCAGGTTCGAACGTGTTCGCTCGGGTCGTGAAGCAAGTCGATCAGCCAGCTTTCATCCGTGGCTCCGATGCCGAACAGCGTCCAGAGCGCTCGGAGGCGAAGAACCTCATCCTCTTGGTTCTGGAACAGGGAATGAAGCGCGTCACGGGCCTCGGACAGATCGGCACCCAGGACGGCCCGCTCCTGCAACAGTCGGCGAGCCTGCCGGGAGTACCAGACGTTCGGATGCCGAAGCAGCTCGACCAGGCCAAGGGCATCGAGGGAAGCCAGATCGGAGACCGAGGGAGGCGAGGGATCGCCGAAGGTGATCTTGTAAATCCGTCCCGAGGACCGATGAACCCCGTCGTTATCGTGGCACTCGCCGATATCGGACCAGTCTGCGACGAAGACGCCACCATCGGGCCCCGAAAGAAGCTCGATCCCCCGGAACCAGGGGTCAGGCCAGGCGATCGGGTCGGGGAGGTGTTTGGCGGTGTAGGTGGCTCCGGATCGTTCGGGTCGGTCACGGTTGATGCGTCGGCCGTGGAAGTTCAGGGCATACACGTCTCCTCGGTAGGCTTCGGGCCAGTTGTCTCCTTGATAGATCATCAAACCGACGTGGGCGTGGCCTCCACCGGCCTGATCGGTCGTCGCGGAAACCCCCTCGCGGATGTCGCTCCAGGCTTCCCGCGTGTCCCAGTGAACATGGTCGGCGGTCTGGCCGAGCAGGCCGTACAGGTGAGGGCGATCATGTTCGCCGTACATCCGTTGATAAAAGGCCCCCGGAATCACATGCCAGAGGTGGGGGATAACCGTGTTGATCAGAAAAAGCTGCCCATGTTCATCCCAGTCCATTCCCCAGGGGTTGGTTGTTCCCCGAGCGACCACTTCGAAGACATGTCGAGTCGGATGAAAACGCCAGACGGCGCAATTGAGCCGCACTCGATCCGCTTCAGGCGTGCCAGGTCGCCCGACCAGCGAGGTCGCCTGGATACCGTGCCTCCCATACAGCCAGCCATCGGGCCCCCAGCGCAAACCATTGACGAGGTTATGGCGAATCGCATCGGCCTCCCATCCATCGAGCATCACCACGGGGGGACCATCGGGGCGATCGTCGCCATCACGATCAGGGAGAAATAGAAGGTAGGGAGCGCACAGCACCCAGACACCACCAAACCCGACCTCGACACTCGAAACCCGAACCCCCTCGTCCCAGAAGACCGACCGACGATCGAAGCGACCGTCGGAGTCGGTATCTTCCAGAATCAGAATGCGATCCCGCAGATTGGTGTCAAAGTTGAGTTGATGTTCGGCGTAGGTGTAATTCTCCGCGACCCAAAGTCGCCCTTTGGAATCGGTTGCCAGGGCGATCGGCTGCCGTACGTCGGGTTCCGAGGCAAACAGGGTGGCCTGAAAGCCTTCCGGGAGCGAGAGCGACTTGAGGGCCTCTGACGCGAGGGTCAAGCCACCCTGAGGATCCTGGCTGTCGTACGGCCGGGGGAATTCTTGCCCGCGGGCAATCGTCGCAAGCCCCAGGATCGCAAGAGCGATCGCGTGCTGACGCAAGTGGCACATGATCCGCAATGCCTCGGCAACCACCGAGGATCACGAATGACATGGTCGAGGAACGATCCGAACAGGACCGCAGATCGACCGAAAGCCAATCGAGGACCTCGGCTGGAGAGAGTTTGGAAGGAATTCGAGCCGCGAGGTTCGCGGCATCTCTCCGGTGTAACCGAAGCTCAGGGGGTGCTTCAAGTCGCAGCCCCTCGACTCGCCCATTCCTCCGAAGTGGGCCGGCCATCAACGATCGGGACGGCACGACCGTGCGTGACCAGCCCCCTCGCGGACACGATCACCGGCGGCAGGGTCGGCTTCGAGCATGGTCGAAAGATTCGGGACCAGTTGCTTCGCCTCGGACAGGGTCAGATCGGGAGCGCAGAGGCGATCCAGCATGGAACGCAAGGCCTCGATCCGATCCGCTGACTTTCCGGGACTTCCCATGACCATGCGACCTTGCGATCGACCTCCAAAACGAGCTTATCCATACAAAACGGGTGTGAGACCCGTGTGCGATTTCCAGAAGCATCGAAAACCAGATGCCAAATGACCTCACAGGGTTCAGAGTTTGACAGAACATGACAAGAAATTCAACCCCTTCTCGTTGTGATTTCTTGCCTTAGGTCGTATCACAGATTTTCCAACCATTGAGTTCCACGGTCGCGAAACAGACGATGCACCACCAGAGGACGAGTGAATTTCACCCGAATGCCTGTCAATCGTGCAATCCCTGGTGCGCATTCAGGCATGGTTTACACGCCGATTCAGGCAAACTTAAGACCAGTCGTCGAATCCGTTTCCCTTGACTGGCTTCAGATCGAAGGCTCCCCGAGCGAAGTAGGCTCGGACATCGTCGCGATTCAAGATGAAGATGACGAACATCGCGTAGATCAGGCGAACCCAGGCCCCGCCGTCGATGCCGGCCGTGAAGGCGAGATCCAGCAGGTCGATCACGACGGTCATCCAGGCCCAGGCCAGGTGGAGCGATCGACCCGAGCGTCGTCCTCTCCAGGTTTTCCAGGCAGCGAGAAAGAGCAGGATGCTGAGCAACGACTGCACCAGCAACATCAGGACGAACAGCACGACGACGAGCGATCCGAGAACCCCCACGACCGGACCCAGCAACCAACCGACCGCTCCGGCCAGAATCGCGATCACAGCGATCACGAGAATCCAGACGACGTTCAGAAACGAGAGAAGGAAGCTGAAGAAGGAAAGGGGACCGAGAATTCCCGGCCGGTGTGTGTGGGAGGAGGACATGACGGGGCGCCTCCGGGCTTTGCGGAAGATCGAATGGGGCGGATCAATCAAGGGCTCTCGGCCGTCGGCGATTCCTCGGTCAGACTGGCGGGAATTCCGGTGGTGATGTCGGGGTACTGAAGGGTCCAGTTCAATTCGGATTTGATCCGGCGGTTGGAGACGCGTTTGCTGGCATTGCCACGAATCGGGCCGTCGTCCGAGGGCTCAGTGAAGGTCGGAGGGGGCCCGCCGAGCGCCTCGGCCAGACATTCGTAAAACTCGCGACGGAGAATTGGACGATCGTCACTGACCAGATACCGCGGACCAGGCCTGGGATTTCGAAGTGCAAGAACGGCGGCCGAAGCGGCGTCGTCAATGTGAACCAGGTTCAGGTACGATTCGGGATCGGCGGCAATCGGCTGTCCCAATCGAAGGGCCTCGCGGCGCATCAGGCGCCCGGGACCATAAAGGCCGGAGTAGCGGAGGATCGTGACCGGGTACATCGAAACCTTGGCAAAGTCAGCGAGCAGGTGCTCGGCGTGCAGGCAGGCTCGCCCCGATTCGGTTTGCGGGTCGGCAGGGGTGTCCTCATCGACCCAGTCGCCACCAAGATCCCCGTAGACTCCGGTCGAGCTGGCATAAATCAAGCGTTTGGCCCGCGACGCAAGCCGACCGATCGTGTGTCGCAGCCCATCCACGTAGACTCGTTGGATGGGAACCTGGGAGGAACGATCATAGCCGACACAGTAGAAAGCACGTTCGACCGCCGGCAGATCATCGAGCGACTCGGGATTGAGCACATCGGCGAGGATCGGTTCCATCCCTTCCCTGGCCAGCAATTCCGCTCGGTTTCGGGAACGGGTGGTCGCAAACACGCGATGACCCGCCGCCATCATTCGACGAGCAACACGCATCCCCAGATAGCCACAACCGATGATCAGGGTACTCACGAATCATTGTCCTCATCGGGGTCGAACGCGGGATCGTCGAGCGGAGCAGGGGGAGATTCCGTTTCCGGACAGCCGGCGTCGAGAAACGCCTGGAGCAACACCTGAGCCGCGATCATATCACGCAGCGATCGCCGACGGCTTGCCTTCACCCCGGCGGATCGCAATAACTCCTCGGCCTCGACGGTGGAATAGCGTTCGTCCACGAACACAACAGGGGTTTGGGTCTGCTCCGAGAGCCAGTGTCCCCAACGTCTCGCCTGCTCGGCCGAGTCTCCCTCGGCTCCATGCCCCAGGAGTGGCAGGCCGACCACGAGCCGATCAATGTTGAATTCTTCGACCAGGGATCGAAAATAGGTCGCATCGAGTCGATCATTGCGTCGCTGATACACGTCGACCGGCGAGGCCACGCGCCGATCCGGGTCGCAGACAGCAATCCCGACGCGACGAAGTCCGTAATCAAGACCAAGAATCCGTTTCATTCCCAAGATATTACGCAACCCGTCACGATCAAGGAAACGGGTCTGCGCGACCCTGGGGATCGGGCGGGTTGTTTCTTCCTCCTCCGGGCGGTCGAACGATGCCTTTCGGTCGGCCACTCCCCGCTGAGCAAACGAGAATCGTCATGGAAAGCGTCGGAACATGGACGGATGAGGCGGATCGAAGCCCCAGCAGCGGCGTTTCGTCAGGAGTCGTCACCCTGGCCTGGGACGATTCGGTCGGGCCTCAGCCGCTCAGCTTCGGGACCGAAGCCGAGCCGATCGTCCTCGACTGGTTCGGAAGAGGAGACCCCGATCTCCTGGTCACTGCCAGGGTTGGGCCCCTGGGGAGGCAATCGCGAGTCTACCAACCGCGTTCTTCCTCCGGAGAGTTGCCTCCTCGATTTGACGAAGGAACCGAGCTGCCCGCGCTCGATGGGTTGCGACTTCCCTGTGCGATTCCGAACGGTCGGGAGAGCCGATTCGACCTGATCGCGCTCGGGAGCGAGGGACTCGTCTGGCTGAAGAACAGCGGAAGCCCCCATGAGCCTCGCTTTGGTGATCGCGTCGTCCTCGATTTGCCGACCGACCTTGGCCTCGGCGACGCTCGGATTGCCCAGATGCTCCCGATCGACTGGGACGGTGATGGGAACGTTGATCTCGTGCTTGGGATCGACGATCTCGACGGCTACTGGCCCGATCGGAACGTCCCGTCCACGCAGCAGGTTGGGCTAGACGAATCCGGCTCGCACCCCGGCTTCGACCAATCGGGACGCTGGCGCGGTCGCTCCCCGATTGGCAAGCTGTACTGGTGCCGGAATCTCGGGGAGTCTGATGGCACTCCTCGTTTTGCTCACCCCGAACTGATCGACCCGAATGGCCCACTCGCCGAGGTCGGGCCTCGGCCGGCCTGTGTACTGGTCGCCTGGGGGCGTTCCAGTGCCGTCGAGGTCGCAGCGCTCAACGCGGAAGGCACGCTCCGATTCTTCCGCAATTTCGGGGGGCAACTTCCTCCGGTTTTGATGGAGCCGAGGCCCCTGACGCTTGAGGATGGGCAACCGCTCCAGTTCCCGGAGGATCGCACGGTCGTCTCGGTGGCCGACATTGACCGTGATCGGCGTGACGAGTTGATCTTCGGGACCTCGTCGGGCCACGTCTTCGCGGTACATCCCGGCTCGAAACGCGACACAGGCAGAATCCTTGGCCCCGTGGTTCAGGAAGGGCAAACGCTTCGATTGCCGGGCGGCGCGGTGGTAACCGTTGGGGATCTCGACGGTGACGGAGGGTTGGATCTGGTCTCGGGCGATGCCTCCGGTCGATTGCACTGGCTGATGGACCTCGGCGGCCCGGGTGATCATCGCTACGGGCCTTTGGAACCGATCGAGGCCGGCGGTGTTCCCTTTCAGGTCGGTCCCGGGACCGATGGCCGCTTGCTTGGCCCAATCGAACCGGCCCTGGGGTCGTCCAGTCCCGTTCTCGTCGACTGGAAGAACAACGGAAGGCCCGACCTGATCGTCACCAGCCGGGGAGGCGACGTTCTCTTTCTTCGGAACAACGGCCATGCCACCCAGCCCCGGTTCGATGTGGCCGAGCCGATCCGTTGCGAACGTTGTCCGTTGATCTTGCCGTCTCGGGTCCAGCCCGCTGCCATCGACTGGTGCGGGACCGGATTGCCCGACCTGATCGCACCTGACTTCCAAGGCTTTCTCTCGGTCTGGAGACGGGTTGGAACCCTGGACGTGGCACCGCCGGAACCGCTGGTTGACCGCTTTGGACGCCTGATTCGGGTCGATGGCGCCTTTGGGCTGGGGGGCCGTTGCAGCCTCTGGGCCGGCCCCTGGACGGAATCCGGACGACCGGACCTGTTTCTCGGCCTTCCCCTTGATGCACGTTTTGTCGTCCCGGGAATCACGGGTATTTCTTACCAAACCCTCGATGAGGTCTCGAATCTGCTGGTCCTTGAGAACCAAGGGGACGGTGTCGTGATCCCTCGACCCGTCCATCTGGCCGATGGCCGTCCGTTGATCGTCGGCGACGATGGCATCAGTCCCAGCGGAGTCGACTGGTCCGGCCGAGGATCACTCGACCTGTTGATCGGGTCCAGTGGTGGGTCGGCGCAGGTCTTTCCCAGGGAGTTGCTTCGCTGGTGAGCGATTTCCTGGCGCAGAATGTCCTGCCGAGGAATTGACACGGAGGTGAATCACCATGCCTCGCCCCGACGACGATCGCGAGATCGCCGATGCCGCGTTTCTCTTTGACAACCCCGCAAAGTCCTCTGGATCGAAGGATCGGTCGGAGGACGATTCCGAGGCGCCCCGGACCGAGGGTCCGGAGCCCAATCTGGGAAGCTACGCGCTGGCTGACCACCCGTCCTCGGAGCGTGCCGCACGGCAACCGGCTTCGATTCCTCCCGGGGGGTCTCCGGGGATCGAACGATCCGACGCGGGAGTTCGCCGCCCTCAGGAACTCACCCCCTCGCCGGTCTTGCAACCCTGGACTCGTCTGGCAGAGTGGGGGCCGACCCTTGGTCGAATTGCCTTGGCCCTGCTGGCCCTGATGATTGTCGTCTACTCGACTTTCTCGGTCGAGCACCTGATGCGATCGCTGGCGGTGGTTGGGATTGGCCTCGGGGTCATCCTTCTTCTGAGCTACCCGATTGCAATTACCCTGGAACGACCGGTTCGGATGACCCCCGAGCACGCCTTGCGCGACTACTACGGAGCGCTGGCCCACCACTTGCCGCATCGTCGCAGAATGTGGCTTCTGCTCAGCTCGGCGGGGCGTTCGGCTCCGGAATTCGACTCGTATGCGAGCTTCCACGCCTACTGGAAGGACCAGGTTCGGAACCTGAAACGCAACAAGGCGGGCAGCTTCACTCCGTTGCATGTTCGAATCGACGAGTTCAAATCGGACAAGAGCGCGGGCCAGGACGCGGTCAAGGCCTCCTACCGGCTGTCCTTCTTCGTCAGAGGGCGAGAGGACGAGAGCCCGCTGTATACGAGCCAGGTCGAAACGACCCTGTCGCGCGGCCCGGATCGGATGTGGTATCTCGACGAGGGACGGCTGCCGCCTCGGTAAACTGATTTTTGCCTAGACGGGTCATTCGGGGGGCCGTCAGATCGTCATCCCGGCCCTCCACCATCGCCAGCGAAACGCCAGGTAGGTCATGGCATTCAGGAGCAGGACGATGATCGGGGTCACGGCGAGGAAGGCCACCCAGATGGGCACCCGAGTGTCGTCAACAAACGGCACGGCCACCGAGGTTGAGCCCAGGAACGACGGTGTGTAAGGCTTTCCGTCATCGGTCGAGGGAATGGGGATGCTGAACGACGCGGCGAAGGGACTGGTAATCGTCAGCGAGGAAAGCCGCTGCTCCGAAAGTTGTGTGTACCCCTGGAGGTACCAGACCAGCCCCACCGGGCCGATGAACAGGACGAGCAACATGAGGTAGGTCATGACCATCGCCACCGAGGTTCGACGGCTCAGGGCCGAGCAAAGCAGGCCGACCGAGGTGGTGGTCAGGCAGGTCGCCGCGATCAAGGACAGAAAGATGAAGAGGGTCCACCAGCGGTCGCGGAGTTCCGGGATTAAGATATAGGCAAGCAAGATTTGTTCGGTCAGCAAGAACGTCAAGACGGTCGAAACCCGCGCTGAGGCGAGCAGCTTCGCAATGACGATGGTTCCTGGCCGCAGCAGGGTCGTCAGGAGAAGCCCGAGCGTTTTCCGTTCTCGCTCCTGCGTGATGCTCCCCGACGAGAAGACCGGCCCGACGAGCATGTTGAACACCAGCACATAGCCGACGTAGAACCCCGTCAGTTCGGGCCTGAGAAAGAGCAAGTAGGCCATCAAGGGGATCGACAGGAACATGCTGACCTGAATCACCAGGCGAAGCATCAAGGTTCCCTGGCTGAAGATTTCGCTTCGCAGCTCCTTGTCAAGCACAGGGTTGGTGCCGTCGGGCATCAGGTCGGTGCGCTTGGCGGGAGCAAAGAGCATGTCGGGGAACATTTCCCGATCGATCACCACCCCGACGGCGTATTTCATCTCCTCCTCTTCATCGACGACCTCCTTCCCTTCGCTCCCCACGTCGGGCGGATAGAGCAAGCGCCGGTTGATGAGAAGACCGACGATCACCCAGATCGCAATGCACCAGGGAGGGAGCACGGCGATCGAAACCGCGTCTCGCAGCACGACGTTGTCGGTCTGCGTCACCGTCACGGTGATCAACGCCAGCGGGAGAATCACCAGATAGCTGACCACCAGGGCAGAACTGGTGCGTCCGAAGAAGCTGGAACACGCAACGCTGATCAATCCGAAGGTGCCAGCCGCCAGGATGAGGATGAGGTACGCCCGGGTGATCTCAGACAACAAGATCCCGCCCAGTAGGAAACAAAGAATCATCAAGGGAAGGCTTGAGATAATCAGCAAAATCAGATACATCGACGAACTGAGCAGTTTTCCCACCAGGATCGTCGAGGGTTCCAGGGGGCTGGCGAGCAGCATTTCGTACGTTTTTCGTTCCTTCTCTCCGGAGATGCTTCCCGAGGCAAAGGTCGGTGCCACCAGCGCCACGAGAAAGAACTGCCCGAGGAAAAAGAGATTGAACAAGCGTTGCGAAACCCCTGGCCCGACCTGATTGGTCGCTTCCGAGCCCGCCGGCCAGGCAAAATAGACCACGACCCCGAGGAAGGAAACATATGCCAGTTGCAACAGGAATGACCGCGACGAGCGAAGGT includes:
- a CDS encoding PVC-type heme-binding CxxCH protein; the protein is MCHLRQHAIALAILGLATIARGQEFPRPYDSQDPQGGLTLASEALKSLSLPEGFQATLFASEPDVRQPIALATDSKGRLWVAENYTYAEHQLNFDTNLRDRILILEDTDSDGRFDRRSVFWDEGVRVSSVEVGFGGVWVLCAPYLLFLPDRDGDDRPDGPPVVMLDGWEADAIRHNLVNGLRWGPDGWLYGRHGIQATSLVGRPGTPEADRVRLNCAVWRFHPTRHVFEVVARGTTNPWGMDWDEHGQLFLINTVIPHLWHVIPGAFYQRMYGEHDRPHLYGLLGQTADHVHWDTREAWSDIREGVSATTDQAGGGHAHVGLMIYQGDNWPEAYRGDVYALNFHGRRINRDRPERSGATYTAKHLPDPIAWPDPWFRGIELLSGPDGGVFVADWSDIGECHDNDGVHRSSGRIYKITFGDPSPPSVSDLASLDALGLVELLRHPNVWYSRQARRLLQERAVLGADLSEARDALHSLFQNQEDEVLRLRALWTLFGIGATDESWLIDLLHDPSEHVRTWAVRFLVDAGPPSEAAIEALTQLADREKSGLVLTFLASSLQKMPNDRRWPIALAIADRSEYADDPVLPQMLWYGIEPAVPSDPDRSAELAADHPFGSLSRFIARRLMVAAGDQPGLVGPILQRAAESNDRAVQLAILSGVSDALQGLRRVEPPPGWIAVVEGAGRSEDPELRRLVLTLSVVFGDGRALEELREIALNSEADLSARRDAIENLVRSRAENLLELLGGFLSHRDLARDAVRGLSTLNDPAAVQLVLDRYARLPGEARQEAISSLASRPQSATLLLDAVEAGRIDRGDVSVFLVRQLRTLDDQKITDRLSALWPEYRPISEAAQGRIQALQATMTPERLAAADPASGRLLFSKSCAQCHILFDEGSKVGPELTGAQRGELAYLLENLVDPNATLDADYRMTIFALADGRIINGLIAEQTDRTVTIQTPTDRIIVPKDEIEEERTSELSLMPEGLLDSLQEQEVADLLRYLQSPSQVPRP
- a CDS encoding ABC transporter permease yields the protein MIFRENPVLTRELLVNLRSSRSFLLQLAYVSFLGVVVYFAWPAGSEATNQVGPGVSQRLFNLFFLGQFFLVALVAPTFASGSISGEKERKTYEMLLASPLEPSTILVGKLLSSSMYLILLIISSLPLMILCFLLGGILLSEITRAYLILILAAGTFGLISVACSSFFGRTSSALVVSYLVILPLALITVTVTQTDNVVLRDAVSIAVLPPWCIAIWVIVGLLINRRLLYPPDVGSEGKEVVDEEEEMKYAVGVVIDREMFPDMLFAPAKRTDLMPDGTNPVLDKELRSEIFSQGTLMLRLVIQVSMFLSIPLMAYLLFLRPELTGFYVGYVLVFNMLVGPVFSSGSITQERERKTLGLLLTTLLRPGTIVIAKLLASARVSTVLTFLLTEQILLAYILIPELRDRWWTLFIFLSLIAATCLTTTSVGLLCSALSRRTSVAMVMTYLMLLVLFIGPVGLVWYLQGYTQLSEQRLSSLTITSPFAASFSIPIPSTDDGKPYTPSFLGSTSVAVPFVDDTRVPIWVAFLAVTPIIVLLLNAMTYLAFRWRWWRAGMTI
- the glgA gene encoding glycogen synthase, coding for MRIAILTNEYPPHIYGGAGVHVEYLTGALNRVEPGHHSIQVLCFGDQSIQEPNFSVRGIEPTYQLPYHDPRHKKFKETMLRNLMMAGLLEDVDVVHCHTWYTHLAGCLVKQLAGAKLVLTTHSLEPHRPWKREQLGTAYDASTWVERTAYQNADGVIAVSDSMRDDVQELYGVSSDKIRVIHNGIDLHQYTPTHDPEVLDRYEIDRSRPFVLFVGRITRQKGIIHLVDAIKHIQSDVQVVLCAGAPDTEEIGREMTEHVECARREARNPILWIPKVLPKEDIIALYSQAALFVCPSVYEPFGIINLEAMACGTPVVASAVGGIKEVVVPEKTGLLVPFEPRGGADDHQAHEPNDPAQFARDLASAIDQLLSDPEQLQHMGIRSRERVEHFFSWESVARWTMDFYWDLVQA
- the ruvX gene encoding Holliday junction resolvase RuvX is translated as MKRILGLDYGLRRVGIAVCDPDRRVASPVDVYQRRNDRLDATYFRSLVEEFNIDRLVVGLPLLGHGAEGDSAEQARRWGHWLSEQTQTPVVFVDERYSTVEAEELLRSAGVKASRRRSLRDMIAAQVLLQAFLDAGCPETESPPAPLDDPAFDPDEDNDS
- a CDS encoding SDR family oxidoreductase, which gives rise to MSTLIIGCGYLGMRVARRMMAAGHRVFATTRSRNRAELLAREGMEPILADVLNPESLDDLPAVERAFYCVGYDRSSQVPIQRVYVDGLRHTIGRLASRAKRLIYASSTGVYGDLGGDWVDEDTPADPQTESGRACLHAEHLLADFAKVSMYPVTILRYSGLYGPGRLMRREALRLGQPIAADPESYLNLVHIDDAASAAVLALRNPRPGPRYLVSDDRPILRREFYECLAEALGGPPPTFTEPSDDGPIRGNASKRVSNRRIKSELNWTLQYPDITTGIPASLTEESPTAESP